From a single Sulfolobus sp. E5-1-F genomic region:
- a CDS encoding RNA-binding protein, giving the protein MQRHVMSSKDAKIFISKIKEKYNIDISNAKLEIGKEKKETWYYVNDILAFFNDLIPTLCAVMKLKISLPYVIIDEGAVKAVSRGADLFTPGIVEYGCECKENDIILAKTKTNLPVAILRVLIPKDKALVEKRGKFAINLHHVGDTIWEMCNG; this is encoded by the coding sequence ATGCAAAGACACGTTATGTCGTCAAAGGATGCTAAGATCTTCATTAGCAAAATAAAAGAGAAGTATAATATTGATATTTCAAATGCTAAATTAGAGATAGGTAAGGAGAAAAAGGAAACATGGTACTACGTAAACGATATTTTAGCTTTCTTTAACGACCTAATTCCTACGCTTTGTGCAGTAATGAAACTAAAGATAAGCTTACCTTATGTAATTATAGATGAGGGAGCTGTAAAGGCGGTCAGTAGAGGAGCTGATCTTTTCACTCCGGGTATAGTAGAATATGGTTGTGAATGTAAAGAGAATGATATTATTTTGGCTAAAACCAAGACAAATTTACCTGTTGCAATATTAAGAGTTTTAATTCCAAAGGATAAGGCTTTAGTTGAAAAGAGAGGAAAGTTTGCTATCAATCTTCATCACGTAGGGGATACGATATGGGAGATGTGTAATGGTTAA
- the cas4 gene encoding CRISPR-associated protein Cas4 translates to MITEFLLKKKLEEQLGHIKEENAIYVTDLVKCPRKVKYESEYKELAISQVYTPSAILGDILHLGLENLLKENFTAETEVETQREIQVQGKVYKIKGKADAIIKNDNGESIIIEIKTSRSDKGLPLIHHKMQLQIYLWLFSAKKGILIYITPDRIAEYEINEPLDEATIIRLTEDTITLRNSPRFNWECKYCIFSVICPAKLT, encoded by the coding sequence ATGATAACTGAGTTTCTACTAAAAAAGAAATTAGAAGAACAGTTGGGCCATATAAAGGAAGAGAATGCAATATATGTAACAGATTTGGTAAAATGCCCCAGAAAAGTAAAATATGAAAGTGAATATAAAGAGCTCGCAATCTCTCAAGTTTATACACCTTCAGCTATTTTGGGAGATATACTACATCTTGGTCTTGAAAATTTATTAAAAGAAAACTTTACTGCAGAAACTGAAGTGGAAACTCAGAGAGAGATTCAAGTTCAAGGTAAAGTTTACAAAATTAAAGGAAAAGCAGATGCGATAATTAAAAACGATAATGGAGAAAGTATAATAATTGAGATAAAAACTTCTAGGAGTGATAAAGGATTACCTTTAATCCATCACAAGATGCAACTACAGATATATTTATGGTTGTTTAGTGCAAAAAAAGGGATACTAATTTATATAACCCCTGATAGGATTGCGGAATACGAAATAAATGAACCTTTAGATGAAGCAACAATAATAAGACTTACAGAAGATACAATAACGTTAAGGAACTCACCTAGATTTAATTGGGAGTGCAAATATTGTATATTTTCCGTAATTTGTCCAGCCAAACTAACCTAA
- a CDS encoding MBL fold metallo-hydrolase: protein MKITPIAFESLGVRSQATLIETNDLRVLVDPAISLAPRRYNLPPHQREVDRLMELAKVLVDIAKDVDVIIVSHYHYDHHDPGYVIPIDIYKNKIVFIKDPQNMINNSQKYRRAPRFLRSIKDKPSKIEIADGRTFELGHTVISFSPAVPHGADERLGYVIQVAISDKDSTVIFTSDIEGAPKDIHLRFTKEKMPKTIIIDGPLSYLLGRALKEEELEKSIKNMEEIVKNGLETVIIDHHVLRDINYASILKPVYDIAKDLGVRVTTAAGYLNLEPLILEARRKELFKEDNRPAKIPRGLANLLNAGES from the coding sequence ATGAAAATTACTCCAATAGCGTTTGAAAGTTTAGGTGTAAGATCCCAAGCAACTCTTATAGAAACTAATGATCTCAGAGTGCTGGTAGATCCAGCTATTTCATTAGCCCCAAGAAGATATAATCTTCCTCCTCATCAAAGAGAAGTAGATAGGCTAATGGAATTGGCTAAGGTTTTAGTAGATATTGCAAAAGATGTTGATGTAATAATAGTATCTCATTATCATTATGATCATCATGATCCCGGATACGTCATACCAATAGACATTTACAAGAATAAGATAGTATTTATAAAAGATCCTCAAAATATGATAAATAATAGTCAAAAATATAGGAGAGCCCCTAGATTCCTACGATCTATAAAAGATAAACCAAGTAAAATAGAAATAGCGGATGGTAGGACTTTTGAACTTGGTCATACTGTTATTTCCTTTTCTCCAGCAGTTCCACACGGGGCTGATGAAAGATTAGGCTACGTGATTCAAGTTGCGATAAGTGATAAGGACTCAACAGTTATATTCACTTCTGATATAGAGGGAGCTCCAAAAGACATCCATTTAAGATTCACAAAGGAAAAGATGCCAAAGACTATTATAATTGATGGTCCCCTAAGCTATCTTTTAGGTAGAGCATTAAAAGAAGAGGAACTAGAAAAGTCAATTAAAAATATGGAGGAAATAGTTAAGAATGGACTTGAAACGGTAATTATTGATCATCACGTCTTGAGGGACATTAACTATGCTAGTATTTTAAAACCAGTTTATGATATTGCTAAGGACTTAGGCGTAAGGGTAACTACTGCTGCTGGATATTTAAATTTAGAGCCATTAATATTGGAAGCAAGGAGAAAAGAATTATTTAAGGAAGATAATAGACCAGCAAAGATACCAAGAGGATTAGCTAATTTATTAAATGCAGGAGAGAGTTAA
- a CDS encoding winged helix-turn-helix transcriptional regulator — translation MELTPRLQDIVNILKNKGSINVKDLALEIKVSPKTAKGYARELQRLGLVDMDQDGNIRLKEDKEEHLDNTKLLKTLENHENEITLLKKEIEAIKGELEKLKKKGKA, via the coding sequence ATGGAACTTACTCCTAGGCTTCAAGATATAGTAAATATTCTAAAAAACAAGGGTAGTATAAACGTAAAAGATCTAGCGCTAGAAATAAAAGTATCTCCAAAGACTGCTAAGGGATATGCCAGGGAACTGCAAAGGCTAGGATTAGTTGATATGGATCAAGATGGTAATATAAGACTTAAGGAAGATAAGGAAGAACATCTAGACAACACGAAATTGTTAAAAACCTTAGAGAATCATGAGAACGAAATAACATTACTTAAAAAGGAAATAGAGGCGATTAAAGGAGAGTTAGAAAAACTCAAGAAGAAAGGGAAAGCTTAA
- a CDS encoding PLP-dependent aminotransferase family protein: protein MVSRIGKEIEISPVELGSQIAKRVKINMASGTPDPRKMPIKEIEEAYNEVLNEFGPKALFYPGAGGQEELIRQIEDKFLPLLKLSKRKSERIVVTSGAQHAMELLGKYFLENDVIAVENPTFIETFNALKLRSSSVIPISLESSGINVDELETLLKIIKIKLLYVIPNCHNPAGVNMSECKRKTLVELAEKYDFYIIEDDPYRPIAGEIPDPIKNYDNNGRVIYVSSFSKIIAPGLRVGFLIAKEDIAEKISLMEQLDFSTSTINQYVVARLLRKGILTERSKELFEYYKSKMRVLIDSLIDKGLDKFNEPKCGFFLLLDVGKDSWNVFYKAVEKGLSFVPAKPFFLRGGDTMARLSVSVATKEEIIDGVRILNEVLRNG, encoded by the coding sequence TTGGTATCGAGAATCGGAAAAGAAATAGAGATTTCACCAGTCGAATTAGGATCGCAAATAGCTAAGAGAGTTAAAATTAACATGGCTAGTGGAACACCAGATCCTAGGAAAATGCCAATAAAGGAAATTGAAGAAGCGTATAATGAAGTCTTAAACGAATTTGGCCCAAAGGCATTATTTTACCCTGGAGCTGGAGGACAAGAGGAACTTATACGACAGATAGAAGATAAATTTCTGCCTCTTCTAAAATTGAGTAAGAGAAAAAGTGAGAGAATAGTTGTTACAAGCGGCGCACAACATGCAATGGAATTATTAGGCAAATATTTCCTAGAGAATGATGTTATAGCTGTTGAAAATCCAACTTTCATAGAAACTTTCAACGCGCTAAAATTGAGAAGTTCCTCTGTAATTCCAATATCGTTAGAGTCATCGGGAATTAACGTTGATGAGCTCGAAACCTTGTTGAAAATTATTAAAATTAAATTATTATATGTTATTCCAAATTGTCACAACCCAGCTGGAGTCAACATGTCTGAATGCAAAAGAAAGACGCTAGTAGAACTGGCTGAAAAATATGACTTCTATATCATAGAAGATGATCCATATAGACCAATAGCTGGAGAAATCCCAGATCCGATAAAGAACTATGATAACAACGGTAGAGTAATATATGTAAGTAGTTTTAGTAAAATAATAGCGCCTGGGTTAAGAGTAGGATTTCTCATAGCAAAAGAAGATATAGCTGAAAAAATTAGCTTAATGGAACAATTAGACTTCTCTACGTCAACCATAAATCAATATGTAGTAGCTAGATTACTAAGAAAAGGAATTTTAACTGAGAGATCAAAAGAACTTTTTGAGTATTATAAGAGTAAAATGAGAGTATTAATTGACTCCCTCATAGATAAAGGATTAGACAAGTTTAATGAGCCTAAGTGCGGTTTCTTTCTTCTCCTAGATGTAGGTAAAGATAGTTGGAACGTTTTCTATAAGGCTGTAGAGAAGGGTTTAAGTTTTGTTCCAGCAAAACCTTTCTTTTTAAGGGGAGGAGATACAATGGCTAGACTAAGTGTCTCGGTTGCAACTAAAGAGGAAATAATTGATGGAGTCAGAATCCTTAATGAAGTCTTAAGAAACGGTTAA
- a CDS encoding VIT1/CCC1 transporter family protein: MDREKGEELVHYIHEADTFRTKVFGIQDGLIGVGAIVLGAAGFSHDAIAVLVAGLIATIGQAFSMGIGEYISTRVRMQVIQNEIRKEKYQLKKFPDMEKQELIEFYTKKGFNKEVSEKIADYLLKNEDVALEEMLMHELKVFPEEFESPAKLGFLMSLYLIIGGLIPILPFAVSNYFKQFGFNLALITSILLVILTLGIFGSLGTKYTGLRKYRGALEQIGTGIIALMGSYVAGMILAHFIPVSYLP; the protein is encoded by the coding sequence ATGGATCGAGAAAAAGGGGAAGAGCTTGTTCATTATATTCATGAAGCTGACACATTTAGGACTAAAGTCTTTGGTATACAAGATGGCTTAATAGGAGTAGGTGCTATTGTCCTAGGAGCCGCTGGGTTCTCCCATGATGCGATTGCAGTATTGGTAGCTGGTTTAATTGCAACGATTGGACAAGCGTTTTCCATGGGTATTGGAGAGTACATTAGCACAAGAGTTAGAATGCAAGTAATTCAGAACGAGATAAGAAAAGAAAAATATCAGTTAAAAAAGTTCCCAGATATGGAAAAACAAGAGTTAATTGAGTTTTATACGAAGAAGGGATTTAATAAGGAAGTTTCAGAAAAAATAGCAGATTACTTACTCAAAAATGAAGATGTAGCATTAGAGGAGATGTTAATGCACGAACTTAAAGTATTCCCAGAAGAGTTTGAGAGCCCAGCCAAACTTGGTTTCCTTATGTCGCTTTATTTAATAATAGGAGGGCTTATACCAATATTGCCATTTGCAGTAAGCAATTACTTTAAGCAATTTGGGTTTAACTTGGCTTTAATTACTTCAATATTGCTAGTGATTTTAACTCTTGGAATATTTGGCTCATTAGGCACCAAATACACCGGATTAAGAAAATATAGGGGAGCTTTAGAGCAAATAGGTACTGGAATAATTGCACTTATGGGAAGCTATGTAGCTGGTATGATATTGGCACACTTTATACCAGTTTCATACTTACCTTAA
- a CDS encoding AAA-associated domain-containing protein: MEVIDPHARVADLVGLLYSLENTFNGKTDLYMLEKEMEVDLDDLMPIVYTANSLGFITVGEGDIIITDKGMEFLKSNLKRRKEIIRDSIKRIEPFKTTLELKYFTIEELKYVLEKKGIQVYNSPEGLYDLQITLVEWGIYSGLLKKEGDKFIVVTT, from the coding sequence GTGGAAGTTATAGATCCACATGCGAGAGTAGCAGATTTAGTAGGACTTTTGTACTCATTAGAAAACACGTTTAATGGAAAAACAGACCTATATATGTTAGAAAAAGAAATGGAAGTAGACTTAGATGATTTAATGCCAATAGTATATACCGCTAATTCCTTAGGTTTCATAACAGTGGGTGAGGGAGACATAATAATAACTGACAAAGGAATGGAATTCCTTAAGTCAAATCTTAAAAGAAGGAAGGAAATCATCAGAGATTCGATAAAGAGAATTGAACCGTTTAAAACTACATTAGAATTGAAATATTTTACAATAGAAGAATTGAAATATGTTCTTGAAAAGAAAGGAATCCAGGTTTATAATAGTCCAGAGGGCCTTTATGATTTACAAATTACTTTAGTGGAATGGGGGATCTATTCTGGATTACTAAAAAAGGAAGGAGACAAGTTTATTGTAGTTACGACTTAG
- a CDS encoding glycosyltransferase, translating to MLEILLITLSSIVSSWTVYNGILSIIGVTWKPFESKNHSGVTFSLIVPAKNEERVLPRLLDRLVNLEYDKSKYEIIVVEDGSTDRTVQICKEYEAKYNNLVKCYSLLRANVPNGKSRALNFALSISKGEIIGIFDADTVPRLDILEYVEPKFEDSNVGAVQGKLIPINVRESVTSRLAAIEELIYEYSIAGRAKVGLFVPIEGTCSFIRKSLIMELGGWNEYSLTEDLDISLKIVNKGYKIIYSPTTISWREVPVSLRVLIRQRLRWYRGHLEVPLGKLRKIDLKVIDGMLIVLTPFFMVLNLVNYSLVLVYSSSLYIVAASLVSLASLLSLILIILIARRHMIEYFYMIPSFIYMNFIVALNFTAIFLELIRAPRVWIKTERSAKVTGEVIG from the coding sequence ATGCTGGAAATTCTGCTAATAACGTTAAGTAGTATAGTATCTTCATGGACTGTGTATAATGGTATATTATCAATAATCGGCGTAACATGGAAACCATTTGAGAGTAAAAATCATAGTGGAGTAACCTTTAGTCTAATAGTTCCAGCCAAAAATGAGGAAAGGGTGCTTCCTAGGTTATTAGACCGACTTGTAAATCTGGAATATGACAAATCTAAATACGAAATAATAGTAGTAGAAGATGGATCAACTGATAGAACTGTCCAAATCTGTAAAGAATATGAGGCAAAATATAACAACCTTGTAAAATGTTATAGTCTTCTAAGAGCTAATGTACCAAATGGGAAAAGTAGAGCATTAAACTTTGCCTTGAGCATTAGTAAGGGAGAAATTATCGGTATATTTGATGCAGATACGGTACCGAGATTGGATATTTTAGAATACGTTGAACCGAAATTTGAGGATAGTAACGTGGGTGCTGTTCAAGGAAAACTAATTCCAATAAATGTGAGGGAAAGTGTAACCAGTAGATTAGCGGCAATCGAAGAATTGATATACGAATATTCGATAGCCGGAAGAGCTAAGGTTGGTCTATTTGTACCAATTGAAGGAACGTGTTCTTTCATAAGGAAGAGTTTGATAATGGAATTGGGAGGATGGAATGAATATTCTCTAACTGAAGATTTAGATATTAGTCTTAAAATTGTAAATAAAGGTTACAAGATTATTTACTCTCCAACTACTATTAGTTGGAGAGAAGTTCCAGTTAGTTTAAGAGTTTTAATTAGACAAAGGTTAAGATGGTACAGGGGACATCTAGAAGTACCTTTAGGCAAGCTTAGAAAAATCGATCTAAAAGTGATAGATGGAATGCTGATAGTGCTTACCCCATTCTTCATGGTCTTGAATCTCGTGAACTATTCTTTGGTATTAGTATACTCTTCGTCATTATACATTGTCGCAGCTAGTTTAGTTTCTTTAGCCTCTCTGCTTTCGTTAATACTTATAATCTTGATAGCAAGAAGGCACATGATAGAGTACTTCTATATGATACCGTCATTCATTTATATGAACTTTATTGTCGCACTAAATTTCACTGCAATATTTTTAGAGTTAATACGAGCACCAAGAGTATGGATAAAGACTGAAAGAAGTGCAAAGGTTACGGGAGAGGTGATAGGATGA
- a CDS encoding ornithine cyclodeaminase family protein: MTLLLKENDVINLLDYKQIYDSLLNAFLLFENKLAINLERSRISFHGTTLTFQAAAMETYMGYKTFISGSHLTFLYDTSGNLLSIIESDRLSQVRTAVLSILATDYIYGDFSSLGVIGLGKYGLAIVEIASQLRKGIKINIFTPSQQRMEKALSIFKSEGIDTSPKDSIKKVCEESEVITTITKAKDPFLKLEYVNHRRIHINAMGSNIPEKIEIFPEVIKASNLIVVEELEQSLKESGELIIAKKMGMLDMSKIALLSSILSRRINVTREGITIFKSVGIGLEDLAVGKLIYEKALSKGLGTEIEVKGVWYRESEKK, translated from the coding sequence TTGACACTACTACTAAAGGAGAATGATGTAATAAATTTACTGGATTACAAACAAATTTATGACTCATTACTAAACGCATTTTTACTTTTTGAGAATAAACTCGCAATAAATTTAGAGAGAAGTAGGATATCATTTCACGGGACTACTCTAACGTTTCAAGCTGCGGCTATGGAAACCTATATGGGATACAAAACTTTCATTTCAGGAAGCCATTTAACGTTCTTATATGATACCTCAGGTAATTTATTAAGCATAATAGAGTCCGATAGACTCTCACAAGTTAGAACTGCTGTATTGTCAATCCTAGCAACTGATTATATATATGGAGATTTCTCCTCACTAGGAGTAATTGGTTTGGGAAAGTATGGTCTAGCAATTGTTGAGATTGCAAGCCAACTAAGGAAAGGAATTAAAATTAATATCTTCACTCCCTCCCAACAAAGAATGGAAAAAGCCTTATCTATATTTAAAAGTGAAGGTATAGATACCTCGCCTAAAGATTCCATTAAAAAAGTTTGTGAAGAAAGTGAGGTTATAACAACTATAACTAAGGCTAAGGATCCGTTTTTAAAATTAGAATATGTAAACCATAGGAGGATACACATTAACGCAATGGGTTCTAATATACCAGAAAAGATTGAGATTTTTCCAGAGGTAATAAAAGCGTCAAATTTGATCGTAGTTGAAGAACTTGAACAGAGTTTAAAGGAGTCTGGAGAGTTGATCATTGCAAAGAAAATGGGAATGTTAGATATGAGTAAGATAGCTCTCTTGTCGTCAATACTATCTAGAAGAATTAATGTAACTAGAGAGGGAATAACTATATTCAAATCTGTAGGTATAGGTCTTGAAGATTTAGCGGTAGGGAAACTTATCTATGAAAAAGCTTTAAGTAAAGGTTTAGGTACTGAAATAGAGGTAAAGGGAGTTTGGTATCGAGAATCGGAAAAGAAATAG
- the thiD gene encoding bifunctional hydroxymethylpyrimidine kinase/phosphomethylpyrimidine kinase codes for MHTRPVVATIAGSDSGGGAGLQADLKTFTALGVFGTTIITGLTAQNTRAVTKVLEIPLDFIEAQFDAVCQDLRPTHAKTGMLASSKIIELVLRKTKECNMKLILDPVMVAKSGSLLVTEDISEQIRKAMKEAIISTPNRYEAEIITNIKINSQYDVIKTTREIYSKYGNVVVKGFNGVDYAIIDGEEIELRGDYVGTKNTHGSGDVFSASITAYLALGNKLRDAVIKAKKFVSLAIKYGLDLGGGYGPVDPFAPIESIVKREEGRNELENLLWYLESNLNITLKLINDTSKVNVAYMTKYNDVLSLAGGLIRYLDKTKIDGPILNNVSNEITKIMKETAGEKIGILLPLTDKILDAAEKGKIKLSKSGINGDAILRENMVLIVAKDKDELIRKLKEVALG; via the coding sequence GTGCACACTAGACCAGTAGTAGCCACAATAGCTGGTAGTGATAGTGGGGGAGGTGCTGGATTACAAGCTGATCTAAAGACATTCACTGCATTGGGAGTTTTTGGTACAACAATAATAACTGGCTTAACTGCGCAGAATACAAGAGCAGTTACCAAAGTATTAGAAATACCACTAGATTTCATTGAAGCTCAGTTTGATGCAGTTTGCCAAGATTTACGACCGACTCATGCAAAAACGGGTATGCTAGCATCGAGTAAAATAATAGAACTTGTACTGAGAAAAACTAAGGAGTGCAATATGAAACTAATTCTAGATCCTGTAATGGTTGCTAAATCTGGATCACTATTGGTAACAGAGGATATTTCAGAACAAATAAGAAAGGCAATGAAAGAGGCTATAATTTCTACCCCCAATAGATATGAAGCTGAGATAATAACCAATATTAAGATCAATAGTCAATACGACGTTATAAAAACAACAAGAGAAATCTACTCTAAATATGGGAACGTGGTAGTTAAGGGATTTAATGGAGTGGACTACGCTATTATTGATGGAGAGGAAATAGAATTAAGGGGAGATTATGTTGGCACTAAAAATACACATGGCAGTGGAGACGTATTTTCAGCCTCCATAACTGCATATCTTGCCTTAGGAAATAAACTTAGGGATGCAGTAATTAAAGCTAAAAAATTTGTTTCGCTAGCTATCAAATACGGTTTAGACTTAGGAGGAGGATATGGACCAGTTGACCCTTTTGCACCTATAGAATCCATAGTAAAGAGAGAAGAGGGAAGAAACGAACTAGAAAACTTACTTTGGTACTTAGAGTCCAATCTCAACATTACACTTAAGCTAATTAACGATACTTCTAAAGTAAATGTAGCATATATGACAAAGTATAATGACGTGCTAAGTTTAGCTGGAGGCTTAATAAGATATTTGGATAAAACAAAGATCGACGGACCAATCCTTAATAACGTAAGTAACGAAATAACTAAAATCATGAAGGAAACAGCTGGTGAAAAAATAGGGATATTATTACCATTAACTGATAAAATACTGGACGCAGCAGAAAAAGGTAAAATAAAATTAAGTAAAAGTGGTATTAATGGTGACGCAATATTACGAGAGAATATGGTATTAATCGTTGCTAAGGATAAGGATGAGTTAATAAGAAAGTTAAAAGAGGTAGCCCTAGGTTGA
- a CDS encoding polyprenol monophosphomannose synthase, with translation MVNFSIVIPTYNERDNIIKLVKEINRIVPYTSRILIVDDNSPDGTASVLQGLNINNLTIFVRYHERGLGSALRYGIKKAIELESDFIVTMDADFSHDPKYLPEMMKIALNENCDLVIGSRYIKGGGIENWPFSRRIISKGANYLFKLISHSPINDNTSNYRIYSRKAALLALECDTTNGYEFQICSIFKIIRNNLKFKEYPIIFTDRKIGKSKLNFREILNWFLYIVKLSLSS, from the coding sequence ATGGTTAATTTTTCTATCGTTATACCTACTTATAATGAAAGAGACAATATCATAAAACTAGTAAAGGAGATAAACAGAATAGTACCCTATACCTCGAGAATCCTCATAGTAGATGATAATAGCCCTGATGGAACCGCATCAGTACTACAAGGTTTAAACATCAATAATCTAACTATATTCGTAAGATATCATGAAAGAGGCCTAGGATCAGCACTAAGATATGGGATTAAAAAAGCAATAGAACTGGAATCTGATTTCATAGTTACAATGGACGCAGATTTTAGCCATGATCCAAAATATTTACCAGAGATGATGAAGATTGCCTTAAATGAAAATTGCGATCTAGTCATAGGTTCTAGATATATAAAAGGAGGTGGGATAGAAAATTGGCCATTTAGCAGAAGAATTATAAGTAAGGGAGCTAACTACTTATTTAAATTGATTTCACATTCGCCCATAAACGATAATACTTCAAATTATAGAATATACTCACGCAAAGCAGCTTTATTGGCGTTAGAATGTGACACAACAAATGGTTATGAATTTCAAATATGCTCTATATTCAAAATTATAAGAAATAATCTCAAGTTTAAGGAGTATCCTATTATTTTCACAGATAGGAAAATTGGAAAAAGTAAACTAAATTTTAGAGAAATTTTAAATTGGTTCCTTTATATAGTTAAGCTTTCCCTTTCTTCTTGA